The Brassica napus cultivar Da-Ae chromosome C1, Da-Ae, whole genome shotgun sequence DNA segment GAATCGCCCCATCAACCCAACGCCTCAGATCGGAATCATCGTTTCTCGGGAGAAGATCGCGTGATGGAAGAGCGTCCTCTCGAGAACGGCCTCGACGCTGGCATTTTCAAGGTACCAAGCTTCTATGGATACATATAGTTTCAATTTGGAAATGGTGGTGTCTCTTGAATCTGAATGTTGTTGATCTACTTCAGGCGATTTTGGTGGGGCAAGTGGGGCAGCTACCTctgcagaagaagctgaagagtggTAGAACGGTTACTCTCTTCTCTGTGGGAACCGGTGGGATTAGGAATAACCGGAGACCGTTGATTAACGAAGACCCTAGAGAGTATGCGAGCCGTTCTGCTGTGCAGTGGCACCGTGTCTCTGTTTACCCTGAGCGTTTGGCTGATCTTGTCTTGAAGAACGTTGAACCAGGGTTAGTTCTCTCTTCATGTGATGGTGTTTCGATCTTCTGAGATTCGTGTTAGAACTGAATCCTGTTCTGAATTGGTTAAAAAGGATGAGACTTTAAGCGAGTTTTAGTTGCTAGAAACCAAAATGTTAAGCTTGCTTTTTTTCATGTTACAACAGCACCATTGTCTACTTGGAGGGTAATCTGGAGACCAAGATTTTCACTGATCCAGT contains these protein-coding regions:
- the LOC106394441 gene encoding single-stranded DNA-binding protein, mitochondrial, giving the protein MANSMATLSRRLYRSLLSNPRFSQSPRSLCTNNNVDELSSSISDTESPHQPNASDRNHRFSGEDRVMEERPLENGLDAGIFKAILVGQVGQLPLQKKLKSGRTVTLFSVGTGGIRNNRRPLINEDPREYASRSAVQWHRVSVYPERLADLVLKNVEPGTIVYLEGNLETKIFTDPVTGLVRRIREVAIRRNGRVVFLGKAGDMQQPSSSELRGVGYY